GGAAGCTCCAGAATCCCTCTTCCAATTCTTTCTGGACAGGTGCTCTCAGCTCCAAGCCACAGGCACCATTGGATTTCTTGACTTCTGCTATGCAGAGCGGTTGGAGTTCCTGGAATAAGATGGATTCAGAAACTAATAATAAGAATGCATGTTTGGGTTACTTGGCTTCACTGTTGAGGGAAAACAACATTTATCACAAAGAAACATAAATGGACGATCAGTTGCAAGTTACCTGACAGTGCGAACATGAAGTAAATTTGCTTCCCTTTGTAGTACTATTCTGTTTGAGCAAGTACAGAAATATGTGTTAGCGACAGCAGTATAATATGCTGATCTTGGAGTCAACCATGTTTATGCAGTTGTACCTTGCTGTTCTTGATGCGGAGGCAACTCAAGCATATGAAGTTGAGCATTTTGCTCAGCTCGGTGACATGGCTTGGGTGATAGATGGGCACGGGCAGCTCAATGAAACCAAAATGACCTTGGAATCAATGATCAGAAGATGAATTTATTACCACAGAAGCTACATTGTCATTTGACAGTTAGCACTACCTTTGAAACTATTCAGGAAcctgagatatatatatatttttcttttccaaaacAGACCCTTAGACAGACATATAACAACATGCAAAcattttctagaaaaatataacatcgTGCAAAAGAAAGAACTTAACACAAAACTTGCTTGTTGATATCTGAGTGTTATTTGTCTTTGTCAATGCAAAATTGCAGAAAGAGATTGTGAGCTTTCAACTGACTTGCATACAATACCTTCGCATTCCTCGCTGGAGGCGCTGCCACACGACTGACAGCTGCCAACTTGCAGAGGCATGCCCAAGTGTGGATTGTCCAGCAGCTGGCTCTGATGCGTGATGGGGATTGGCTTCTCGAGCTCGTTCACCGGTTGTGCCTTCAGCTGCCGGATATGCACAACAATGGGTATGAAACTTAAGAACACGATTCATGCTTATATACTATCATTTGATTCATACTTATATAGTATCGTTTGATTCATGTTTATATAATACTCGGTATCATTTAGCAGGTGATGGATGGAGAGCTTACTATTTCCTCGTTGCTCGTGATGCTTAACTTGATGCGTCTGATGGAGCCCTCGGCGATCTTGCCTCGAGATAGCAGGTTAGTATGCCAAATGTCAGTTACTGAAAAACATAAATCAAACCCCTCAGATATCAACTGAAGAACCCTTAACATACCTCTGGTGTTTCAGCTGTTAGATGGAGATGGACGCGATCAAGAACTTGCTAGTCAGTCTGGCGAACTCAGATGCAAGTACCAACTTAGGAGGGAAAAAATACAGAAGGCCAAACAAACACAAGGAGGAAGATTTGGAGAACTTTGTTCTGTACTGAATTTTTAGTGTGATATACTATTATTACCTCTTCTTGAAGAGAACTTTGTTCTGGAGCTTGGCAAGGGTTGGTGGCTTTCACCTTATAGACCCGGGGTTCGATGTCTTGAACCCACTCATATTTTGCCtgcattaaattaaataattaaatgtagTCAGAAAATAAGCGATTTCCACTATCTTAATTCTATCGGAAAATGTGTGGCTCCCACTATCTTAATTTTATCAGAAAATATGCAGCTCCCACTATCTTAATTCTATCATATGACTAGCTTCTTCTAGCCATTCCAACTTACAACCTCTTTCTTAACCAAATAGAACTTGAGAGAGAGCTCAAGACAAGAAGGCTTCCTCCTCTTTTACCCACACTGTCATCCAACTTTGGCAGTTTTGTTAAGTACAACCTCCCTGTGTCTCTCTATCCATCCAACTTTGCGAGTAGGTAATAAATATTAACTCTTATCCACAAATAACTTTGGTAAGTATTACCACTAGGCTACACCTGGAAAATTCTGCAATCTTTGTATTTATGGACGGAGACAGGAACATTTGGTTGGTTACCACTACTAGGCTTGCCTACTCCATGCTTTGATGCTTATCTAGCGACTGGTTTAGTAGTACCTTTACGAATGTACTCTCTGCATTAAATGATagatgtttggtttttttttgtctgtaatatttaatcattaatcttatttaaaaaattatgaaaataatatttattttgcttgtgacttactttattatcaaaaatactttaatcatgacttatcaatttttatatttatattaaatttttaaataaaacgaataattGAAcgttataacaaaaaaaaattaaacatcttctATTACATCACGAGAAACGGAGGTCGTGCGTTACCAACCGGTAAAAATCAGCGGATCTCATCGATGTTACTGTTACTTCGTCACTATCTCTTTTACTTCCGACGCTGGTGGGCTTCCGGCCTGTTGTTGTCATGGGCCCAGTAATGTATCCACATGGGCCAATATGGGCCCAATTGCAGTGGAAGTAACATTTGGGCCCAACTTCAGTGGCAGTAGTAATATCCGTttccagaaaagaaaaaaaaaatctgaggGGCGTCTGACTAATTGCGTGGCTTTCCTTTCCGAGAAGCAGCCCAACTCGCTCGCGCCTCATCTTCTCGTCTCCCCCCTTCCCAGCGCGGCGGTTGCTGCCGCGCGCTccagccatggccgccgccgccggcatgtCGAcgtccttcctcctccgcctaTGTCCGTCCACGTCCGTGCCTTCTCATGTGGCCCTCCCTCTGCCGACCccggcctcctcggcgcgcCCACGGCGAGCTCccgccgtctccctctccaccGCGCGGCGGGCCTGCGCCGCCGGCCCCGACTCCTCCTCGAACTTCGGGTATGCAGTTTCGTTCGGTTGGTTCCATCTCTCCACGGGCGTTGGTTTTCCTGGCTGGGGGTTGAGGTGCTGGTTAGCCGTCACGTGGTGGCAGTGTGGCGGAGGCATGGTGGACGGCGCGTGCGTGCTGAGAGATGCGGGAGATGAGTGGGAGCAGTGTCGACCACTTGAGCAGCCGAGCGGAGGCCGAGGGCGCCAAACTTTGGCGGGAGGGCGTGGGCGGCGAGTTGGCCACTGAGGTTCGAGGCGGCGCGTGCGGCGGGCAGCGAGGGTGCGGCCGAACGGGGACCCAAAATtccaaataagaaaaagaggagTAGCAGTAGTCCCCCAGATGTTTCTGTATTTGCTACATTAGTGTCTTGGAGTTGGATTCTTAAGGGTAGGACATGTTCAGATATGTCATAGAAATTATTCAGAATCTGTAGTCTAGTAACAAGATTTCCCCTGTTAGGCTGTTACAGCATAACTATGGAATGTTCAGAATTTcctgttaaaattttacataaaatctCAAACCATGAAATTTTCAACGGAAGTCTTCAGTTAGCATCTAGGTTCCTGTAGATGTCCTATTACTTGGTGATTTTTTCCTTGCACTACGCTTTTCATGTTCAGTAAAGTGGACTTCAAGTTCAATCTGTTATCAATGTGTTTGTTAGGCAGGCCCAACAGGAGAGGGATGCAATCATCTCTGTAAAAAAAAGGTGGTGTATTGCACATGAGCATCTTTAAATATTATTGTGATGTCATCAAGTCAAacttaaataatttatctgTGCAATACATCTGCACAGCACATGTTCATGAATGATAAACTATGAATGTGACATTTCTTCATATTCTGTTGAGATTGGCAGCTTGACCATGTATGTTCTTTCAAATTTTGTAGCAGTTTCTTTCTGATGTTAAGGCAGTCTTATTATGGAGTTACTCATAATGCATCTCTTGCCTCTTTTATTTGTCAGGGGTCAAACATCACTGATGCCACCATTGAGCCTTATGCTTGATGAAGGCTGTAGATCTAAAAGGCCATATAGATGGCAAAGGGTATTGCTTAAAGTAAGTGGGGAAGCTCTTGCTGGAGATCACACAGAAAATATTGATCCGAAGGTGAGACTGCTTTTAGGGGAGAATCTTCGAATTTAAAAACTGAATATTTTATGGAACCTAAGTGTGTATGTGTTGCAGATCACAATGGCAATTGCAAGAGAAGTTGCTTCCGTCACCAGACTAGGTGTCGAGGTGTGCCACTGCCTTTCAGTTCTTTTATTGCTTATTTGCCAGATTACCTgtttgaaaaatgaaattaaatcaAGTGAAACACAATTAGGCATGTACGTAGCAGGCATTAATTCCTCTTGTCTTCTCCAGTAGAATTATATGCTGTACATAAAAAACCGGGAACCCTTGCAGGTTGCTATTGTTGTTGGTGGGGGCAACATCTTCCGTGGGGCCTCTTGGGCTGGATGCAGTGGACTCGACCGCTCATCAGCAGATTACATTGGGTATGATGTCCTGTTtcctatattttcataattgaATCATCATAACATGTTGTGGTCAGCTGCCAAGAACCCTTTAAATGAAGTGGAGGCATCATGAAGTTTAGCCTAATAATGACACAAGAATTGAGTTTAATCTCAGCATACCTTGGTTGTTGCATGCAATCATGAAATATGCAATATTATGTGAACCATGTTAACTGGCTAGTTCAGCATCTGTAGTACCATAACTGATTGTGCCTATCAGTCCATCGCCTAAGATGCATCTAAATTGCATAGAACCAAATTCCAATCAGAACAGTTTCTTGAGTGTAAACTTATGGTTTGATTTTACAATCCAATCGATAAGTATATACAGTTTATGTAATTCCAAACTTACATGTAAGTATGAATAatgttcagttttttttattaaaaaaaagacattttCATGCTATAAGCTATATCATGATTCCTCACCATAAGCAAGTTTACCATTTTATCTgattgtctttttctttttctaattcAGCATGTTGGCTACTGTGATGAATGCCATATTTCTTCAAGCAACAATGGAGAGCATTGGAATACCAACCCGTGTCCAAACTGCATTTCGCATGTCAGAAGTTGCGGAGCCATACATACGCCGAAGAGCTGTCAGGCATTTAGAGAAAGGAAGAGTTGTTATATTTGCTGCTGGGACAGGAAACCCATTCTTTACAACCGATACAGCTGCCGCTCTCCGTTGCGCAGAAAGTGAGTTATATGTTTTCTCATTAATGAACTGTTGTAATCATAAAACCTGGACAAAATAGTCTTGGAGAGACGTGAATACCAAGTGCTTAAGTGTCATTTTCATGCCATAGGTTTAGGATAAGTAGTAGAGCAAAACATTCAAGATACTTTTGTGAGCTTGTCATTGTACCCACCATGCCCGTCAGTTGCTGGTGATAGGACTAGAGTTCTAACCGCAGCAATTCTTCATGTTAGTTGCCTCGCCTCTGAGTTTGTTTGATGTAATCATGAAGATCATTGTGCGTGCATATTAAGATGAAAATGGTACCCGTGGGTTGAACAAGTAGGCAAGACAAGTATTTGTCTTTAAGCTGGTTTCCCACTATATAGCTTCACAGTACAGAGACTGTTTGTTATTCGGGCTATGTTAGGGTGCATTTACCAGTTCAATTTCACAGAAACTTATTAGTCATATTGTGTATTATGCATGTAGAAACATGCTAGCATGAATTCTGTTTGAACTTGCTTTACTAGACTGATTTCTCAGATAAACAACATTGTTTCATTTTGCTTATTCCATCTTGCAATGATTCTTTCTTTCATATTGCAGTCAATGCAGAGGTAGTGCTGAAGGCAACAAATGTTGATGGTGTGTACGACGCAGACCCCAAGCGTAACCCCAATGCCCGTCTCCTTGAATCTGTGAGCTATCATGAAGTGCAAACAAGAGATCTCTCAGTAATGGACATGACTGCCATTACCCTATGCCAAGAAAACAACATTCCTGGTAAGGAGactgtcattttttttagacTGTAGTTGATTTGCATTCTTTCTAATTTGTCTTGTAATCTTGCAGTTGTCGTGTTTAACTTGCAAAAACCTGGAAATATCGCAAAAGCTATTGTTGGTGAGAAGGTTGGTACTTTCATAGGCTGCACAAAAGACCAGGACCAGATCATGGGGAATGCACTGGATCAAGAAAGAAGATTGGCTAAGGAGTTGTGAGTTGAGGGGGTTTTCTCACTGCATGGGGCCATTGCTAGGTAGATTTCTAGAGCTTTTAGGATAGAATAGCAATGCAATTGCTAGACTAGAACAATGGTATAACAGAGACATTTTCCAGCTCGAGAGCTGCTATCTAGATCAGCAATCTGATTAGATACCaacaatttatataaatgcgATAATCTCCTCGAGTCGACGAGGCATGCGCGTGGACGGAGCAGCTGGTATCTCTCAGGGACGACCTGGACCGTCTCCTCGGTGACACGAACTAGTCGCATCTAAATCTAATTAACTGCTAGTTAAAATCTAATTAACTACTAGTGACTACTGGTAGTAGTATTTTTCTATGGAGTACTGCGACTTCCTTTTAGCTATTACTACTATACATTCTTTTCTCGATTCCACGTGATGACAAATTCATAAGTGAACAAACCAGAAATTTGTCAGTCCTTGagaaaaaatgtttgaatggtgaacgAACGAAATAGTTATACAAATCGGTCTTCCTAGTCCTTCCCGAGATCAATTTTTGTAGGATTTTCCCAAGCATATCGATCCTGTTCAAATTTGAAGAACCTGAACTAAgggttcaaatttaaatttcgttCTAATTCTAGCGGTTGTTTTGACTGGTTTTGGGCTTTCGGCGAGTCATACCGCTATGTAGCGGGATGGGGATCACCTTTGGAAAGGTAAACCCTGGTCCAGAGTACTGCAAATCCCCGGTCTATACAATTTTGCTGGAATTTCTATTGTGTAGCTCAACGCAAAGTAAATattccctccatatttttttatatgacgccgttgacttttagatccacgtttgaccattcatcctattcaaaaaatatacaattattaattattttgttataatataatttattattataggaactttaagtatgcattataattttgaatatttgaacataaattttgaataagacgaatggtcaaacgtaatcctaaaagtcaacggtgtcatacataaaggGAATATTTGATAACAAAATTcctagaaattaaaaaaaaaacctcagcTATTAATCAAAACAACACGGCTCCTTTTCGGGCAGACGCACATCTGATAAAGCCAGTTTCAGCCATGACTAGGAGCAAAATCATAATGTTGAACGATCGATGAATTTCCAACAATGGAGACTAACTCTTAACACAACAAGATGCATTTCATTTACATTATGATTGTGATTGCATTTACCTGgcgtttttattttatctagaGTAACCAATCTAGTTCCCGAATTCGATACAAGACAACTTGTCAGTTGACAATGGTAGATCATGTGTTTGTACCATGTAACAATACATGTACGAGTGCCCAGATAAGGGCTTTTAAAATATGCATTAATAAAcgtataattttattgatgtactattcaaaattaatctatatatatggtcTCCATACTTATtaagtaatatttaaaaatattatttctagtcaaggttctaaaattttgacctTAGGCTCATCCAAAgagataaatattatgtaaTCGAAGGATACAAAGCATAGTAGTTCGAAGTGTAAGATGCACTctcactattttaaaatatattgtgtattttattttaccgaGACAAGAAATTAAGCAAAAATGTTATTATCatattcatattaaaaaattcttattattatatgtttgtgtcacataaatcatatattaatagttTGATTAAATCCTTATCCTAACGAATAAAAATACATCCTGTATTTTATGAATTGAGTAGGAGATAAATTTGGAAGATGATAAAAACCGCACAGACACACtaggaaataaaaaaggaaataaaagaaagaaattaatatgcaatggtaaagagaagaaaatagaAAGGGAAAGTGAAGAGGAGGGTGGTCAGAATTAGCAACGGTCACCTCGGAGGATTATTACACTAACCTTGCGTCATCCCTCGCATTCCTCCCGAGGCACGGGACACAGCTCCCCATCCTCACGCGCGCGGCGAGTGAgcccatcgccatcgccgccacgTCACccaccctctcctcctcctcctcccgccgccgccgccgccatggcccgccgcgcgccgtccaccgccaccaccggcggcgcggtcTCCACCTCCACGTCCACCTCGCCGGAGCTCCGGCGgaggcgcacggcggcgccgcccccgccgccctcaCCGCGCCGCTACTGCTCGATCTCCGACGTCATGCGGCGCTCCCTGCCCACCGGCGCGGCGCCCCCCatggcgcgcgccgcccggcgGGAGGCCTACGAGGCCATGCGGTGCGACGTGTGCGGGTCCGGGGAGCGGGACGAGGAGCTGCTGCTGTGCGACGGGTGCGACCGGGGGCGGCACATCTTCTGCCTCCGCCCCATCGCCGCCAGGGTCCCGACCGGCCCCTGGTACTGCCCGTCCTGCGCCCCGCGCTCCAAGCCCGTCAAAAGTGCGTTACCCCGAAGGCCGCCACGATCTCGTCATTTCCGTCCTTTGTCACTCCCGTGCTCGCTCGCACCGGATTGTTCTTATCTCACTCTTTCTGTTGTGTCTTTGGCGGCGTGGGGTATTAGGGTTTCCGATGACACAGACGAAGATCGTTGATTTCTTTCGGATTCAGAAGGGTGCAGAGGACGGCGAGGTGGAGAAATGTAGCATTTTTCAAGGTAATTTTGCAATTGGGAGAGGTCATGAAAAGTGCACCATTGTATCATAAGTCTGAATTGCGAAACCATCTTGATTGCGTAGGGTGCCTTGTTGATGATATTTTGGTTGAGATTATGGATTGGAttccattatatattttgtgtggCTTAAGCttttgtggtggtggtgagaaatagttttatagccACATGATAATTATACTGCACTACTGCCATCTGGTTATCAGTATGATAGTTTGATAGGAGCATTCAGCAGTATAGATTCTGTTGTTGTGCAACCTATCTTTTTATGTGTAATGTAGGTCAATTCTAGAGTTGTTTTGGCTTACGCTTTTGCAGACTTGCGGCAGTGGTGATAAATTGCCACATAAGAAGCATATTGCGCTACTGCTGAATATCTGAGTGGTTATCACTATGatgacatttaaaaaatatagggcgtattttgtttagttaggacaaaattttaacaaaagaTTACTCAATTaggatataatttttgacacaaaattaatattattagattAGATTTGTATTCAAAAGTACtttcttattattatacttttgtgtcacatactccatccatccatcccaaaatataaatatttctaggattcaaatttttttaccacaaTATACACATTTCTGCACCGATTctcatgatttcaatcattccaatGATTACAAAGCCAATCAAATGCTTAGAAAGGGAATCTAATCAGTTCAAAAACTGACCACTGAATTGACTAAAAGGGAATATTTTAACATCTCCTtagtctatgctaaacaacttagaaatatttctattttggaacagaggtagtaagtgatatattaatagattaatcttTTGTCAAACTCTTGTCCTAACAGACAAAATACGCCATGTAtgttgaaatggagggagtatccaTTAGGAGCGTTCAGTAGTACAGATTATGTTAGTATGCTACTTATATTGCTGTGCACAATGTACGATAATTCTAGAGTTGTTTTATCTGCATACCTGGTCAGTCGATGTACTAGGCAGGAACAAACAATAGTGCGACCTTCCAATATGAAATGCTCACTTATGTCAGCACTGGGAATACGCGGGAAAGCTTTCCCTGCTGTAAATAGGCGGGAAAGCTATATTGAACAAGCATTTAAGCCGAGTTATAATGGTGCATGCATTCGTAAAGCAATAGGAACGTGTAATTGCAAACttactgttttatttatgttttttgacTTTCACTTGGGGGGAGAGTCCCCACCTGAACTTGCTGCTTtattgatcgatcgagttgTATAATTGACAGCCTCCCATCGATGCATCTGCCCTGCATTCAGTTAGCCTTAAAAATAACTCCCATATTGCCATAATGATCCATATAAGCATTAGTCTTATCACTGGTTTCTGAATATCTTGGTACAAGATTTACAAAGTTGTACTTTTATTCAAGAGCAGTTCATTAACACAGCTCATGTTAGATACACTTTGCTGAATAAAGAAATAGCAGCTGGTTTGCTACTTAATGTGATAGACATAACACCGAAGTAAGCTTACGTTCCAGAAATTATGTTTAGCATGCGTAGTTGTAATAGAAATGTTGTCGCTGAGATATTAGAATGGAAGTGTTTTTAAGTATGTTGCACGGCTTCTCAAACATGCTCTTGGTTTAGATAGCAGAATTTATACACACACACGCTTCAAGAAACTTGGCCAAAACCATACTTTGGATGCTCCTGTTTTCCATAGTTCAATACTCATTTAAATTAAGTTGttgtaaaatttctatgacTATCACATATTGTACCAATTAAGCTCTTGAAGATTGATCCAACGTTTGCAAGATGGCTGACAGGTTGTCCGCAAGACTTAGTGCTTCAGCTGTGTCAGGCAGTTGCCTTAACGTAGCTAATTTACTTTACACTTGTGTAGATGTCAAGAAGAGAAGGAAGCGTCCCCTTGTTATGCacaagaagaggaggaggatacTGCCATATGTACCAACTGAAGATAAAGTTCAAAGGCTCAAACAAATGGCTTCTCTAGCCACTGCCATGACATTTTCAAACATGAAGTTCAGTAATGAGCTGACCTACATGCCTGGTATGGCCCAGAGATTGTCCAATCAAGCAAGACTGGAACAAGGTGGTATGCAGGTTAGCAAGTTGTTTacttaaaacaattttattttgttgtgcatTTTGGTATGTAATGATACACTCTCCATTTTCTAGATTCTTCCAAAAGAGGATAAGGAAACCATAGAACTTTGCAGAACCATGCAAAAAAGGGGAGAATGCCCTCCCCTCCTTGTAGTGTTTGATTCACGCGAGGGGTACATTCTAAACTAACTATGATCAGATATATTTACCTTTTCAGTATCAGTACACAGAATTAAACCAATCCATGATTATGTCCAGGTTCACAGTGCAGGCCGATGCTGATATTAAGGATATGACCTTCATCACCGAATATACCGGAGATGTtgattttttggaaaagaGGGCAAATGATGATTGCGACAGTATAATGACTCTTCTTTTGACGGAAGATCCTTCCAAAAGGCTGGTTATTTGTCCTGATAAACGTGGAAACATTTCCCGCTTCATTAATGGCATTAATAACCACACTCTGTAAGTACTATCTTCACACTCTTTTTAACCTAATGTTTTTTACATTTTGTGGCCTTCAGGGTGGAATTTTAACCGTCACTGTTTATTACATTAATGTaagatataataataaaagtatgatattatgaaaaaacttcataataaatctaattttaaattgtataaaaaaatctagataGTTTTAAACATAATAACGAACAAGCTTTACAAATGTTGATGCCACATATTCTAATGCGTCAAGTAATAATAAAGAACAGAGTAGTAGTTGCATTAAAATTATGATGTTATGAAAACATTTTTCATGATAAATGTAATTCCATAAATGTATAAAATAAAGCTAGATAATCTAAAACATATTAATGAGTTGCACTAAAATTATGATATTTTggaaacatttttataataaatctaattccataattgtataaaataaatctagatagtCATAAGCATGAAAATGACCAAACTTTAGAAATGTTGACGTCATACATTCTAAGGAATCAAGTAATAACAAAAGAACAAGGGTAGTAGTTGCATTTACATTCTTATGATTGCATAAGGTACATAATTTGGTGTTTGCCTTACATGTCAAACCATCTATATTTTCTGCATTCCTTCAATATTATGTTCTCAAATATAGGAAGACTGCGACTATTGCTTGAAACTGGAAATACTACTATATTCCTAAGTTTGAAAGTGTTAATCTTTGCAGGGATGGCAAGAAGAAGCAGAATATTAAATGTGTCCGGTATGATATAGATGGTGAGAGCCATGTCTTGTTGGTTGCCTGCCGTGATATAGCTTGTGGTGAAAAGCTATATTATGACTACAATGGATATGAGCATGAGTACCCAACTCATCATTTTATCTAACTTAGTCCTAGTTTTGTTACCTGCCCAACATTAAGGAGCATGGGCAAGTATAGGGCTTAATGGCAACATTTTCAGCATTGCCACCAAAAtctaataatttataacatttatctttggtaaaaatcaaaatttaaaaccaaTTTTCAGAAGCAGCCCTGAACGACAAAAATGTAGGTGCTGGTGATATTAGGAGTGAGAGCTGTGGCTTCATTCAGCTGTTGGGACAAGAGGAATCTTCATTTTTCCTGGTCACCAAGATGCAATGTTctcattgatatttttttatttatttattctggAGCTTTCTGCTCAAATTCTCTTACTTTTTAGGAATTTGCAACCCTTTTGTGGGAGTAAATATGTGTCTTTGTATCTATTTTAAAGAATGATGTAATGAGGCTGTAACTGCTTCCAGTTAATAAAGGCACATTTTTAATCGGAAGTACATGTCACTGTTAAATGTTGATGTTATTGGCTACCAGTTAGCATCATCCTTACAGCGGCTATGTCTATCGTTTTGTTTCTGTGTCAGTCGATCGGTTATTTCTTCTTCGTGGTGTAGAGTGTTATGTAGCGAATTCATATTTTGTTCACGTTCAGGAGTAGCCTCCTCTTAGCAGGAATGTTATATGCACACAACATTTTGGTAGcataaattatatgaaattgtGTTACACACACACagcatttatattttggcaGTGGAAATTATTTGATATTGTATTATACACAACATTTTAGTAGcggaaattttgaaattacGTTACATCCACACAACCTTTCAAAACTAGGAAATGCTGAAGATGGGATCCTATCTCCCACCATCTGAGTTAGCATACTAGAGTATCTCTGACAGATACAGATAGCTCAAATTGGACTATCTAAATGTCTATTTGGCTACTATCCATTTTATTTGACCActtaaattcgttttttattttaacagTCTCTTCATTCACTCTCTCTATTCTGAATCTATGACAGCTGGACCCCACGTGGCAGTCTCTTCTTTTGTTTAGGATTGGCAAGAGGATGGCTGCCTCGGCTTCAAAGCTGTTAGAGAATGCGCTCTTATCACTACAGGGACGCGAGAGAAATTCCTCGAAGTGAGACCAGAGAGAGAAGAGTTTTCCCACAAACCATGGCGACTAGCTAGTCTCAAAACAAAagagttctttttttctccccctctc
This is a stretch of genomic DNA from Oryza brachyantha chromosome 1, ObraRS2, whole genome shotgun sequence. It encodes these proteins:
- the LOC102722363 gene encoding uridylate kinase; protein product: MAAAAGMSTSFLLRLCPSTSVPSHVALPLPTPASSARPRRAPAVSLSTARRACAAGPDSSSNFGGQTSLMPPLSLMLDEGCRSKRPYRWQRVLLKVSGEALAGDHTENIDPKITMAIAREVASVTRLGVEVAIVVGGGNIFRGASWAGCSGLDRSSADYIGMLATVMNAIFLQATMESIGIPTRVQTAFRMSEVAEPYIRRRAVRHLEKGRVVIFAAGTGNPFFTTDTAAALRCAEINAEVVLKATNVDGVYDADPKRNPNARLLESVSYHEVQTRDLSVMDMTAITLCQENNIPVVVFNLQKPGNIAKAIVGEKVGTFIGCTKDQDQIMGNALDQERRLAKEL
- the LOC102713966 gene encoding probable Histone-lysine N-methyltransferase ATXR5; this encodes MARRAPSTATTGGAVSTSTSTSPELRRRRTAAPPPPPSPRRYCSISDVMRRSLPTGAAPPMARAARREAYEAMRCDVCGSGERDEELLLCDGCDRGRHIFCLRPIAARVPTGPWYCPSCAPRSKPVKRFPMTQTKIVDFFRIQKGAEDGEVEKCSIFQDVKKRRKRPLVMHKKRRRILPYVPTEDKVQRLKQMASLATAMTFSNMKFSNELTYMPGMAQRLSNQARLEQGGMQILPKEDKETIELCRTMQKRGECPPLLVVFDSREGFTVQADADIKDMTFITEYTGDVDFLEKRANDDCDSIMTLLLTEDPSKRLVICPDKRGNISRFINGINNHTLDGKKKQNIKCVRYDIDGESHVLLVACRDIACGEKLYYDYNGYEHEYPTHHFI